The following coding sequences lie in one Arachis hypogaea cultivar Tifrunner chromosome 9, arahy.Tifrunner.gnm2.J5K5, whole genome shotgun sequence genomic window:
- the LOC140175200 gene encoding uncharacterized protein has protein sequence MAQAPMATSFTMLKDLDASSDQQNWCLKVRVIKKWSISTVEDKYRRPILEMIVMDQMGHRIQCSIHRRFFENDRTEGRLYSLTNFSLAANDEKYKPTFRALHVMGLLTAKGDIVEFSKNGKKSIYIVVELDDMQDKGTITCTLWEEFATMQDNPTIEYILIIQFAKFNFLRICFASALGVSNTNYNSILYINLDLKEVKDFRQSFIIGNDQCKNVLTQIPSHMSYSLEDDMLNRTPCKPICEIKELTEVSYYYLIINGWYKGCKLCDRALKEEESSFYCMFCDLFPNTHVHRFCVQLRVSDDTDNASFVICKTQNL, from the exons ATGGCGCAAG CTCCCATGGCAACTTCTTTTACTATGCTTAAGGACCTTGATGCCTCATCTGACCAACAGAATTGGTGCCTCAAGGTTAGAGTCATTAAGAAATGGTCAATCTCTACTGTTGAAGACAAATATAGAAGACCAATATTGGAGATGATTGTGATGGATCAAATG GGCCATAGAATTCAGTGTTCTATTCATAGGAGATTTTTCGAGAACGACAGAACTGAGGGGAGGCTTTACTCATTGACAAACTTCTCCCTTGCTGCTAATGATGAAAAATACAAGCCCACTTTCCGTGCTCTTC ATGTTATGGGGCTTCTTACTGCAAAAGGGGACATAGTCGAATTCTCGAAAAATGGGAAAAAATCAATTTATATAGTTGTAGAGCTTGATGACATGCA gGATAAAGGTACCATTACGTGTACTCTTTGGGAGGAGTTTGCCACAATGCAGGATAATCCTACTATTGAATACATTCTTATTATTCAGTTTGCTAAGTTCAATTTTTTAAGG ATTTGTTTTGCAAGTGCTTTGGGCGTATCAAACACTAACTATAATTCAATTCTATATATCAATCTTGATTTGAAGGAGGTTAAGGATTTTAGGCAAAG ttttatTATTGGCAATGATCAGTGCAAAAATGTCTTAACTCAAATTCCTTCTCACATGTCATACTCTCTTGAGGATGATATGCTCAATAGAACTCCATGCAAACCTATTTGTGAGATTAAGGAGTTAACTGAGGtatcatattattatttgatAAT AAATGGGTGGTACAAAGGTTGCAAGTTGTGCGATCGTGCATTGAAAGAGGAAGAGAGTTCATTTTACTGCATGTTCTGTGATTTATTTCCTAATACTCATGTCCATAG ATTTTGCGTCCAACTTAGGGTCTCTGATGACACTGATAATGCATCATTTGTcatatgtaagacccagaacctttga